The Rosa rugosa chromosome 1, drRosRugo1.1, whole genome shotgun sequence genomic sequence TGCTCCATGGTGAGGAACCAGGGTCGGTTCTTGAAGGAATGGGTCATGTACCATGCTGAAATGGGAGTGCAACGTTGGTTTATTTACGACAACAATAGTGATGATGAAACTGATGTCGTTATTGAGCTTTTACAGAGTGGGAACTACAATATTACCCGGCACCTGTGGCCTTGGATCAAGACCCAGGAGGCCGGGTTCGCGCATTGCGCGTTACGGGCACGCGAGACTTGCCAGTGGGTTGGGTTTATTGATGTGGACGAGTTTTTTCACATGCCTTCGGGGTTATTATTACATGACGTGCTGCGCAACCAGTCCAAGTATGGTTATGGTGAGGTTCAGGCTTGGTGCTATAGTTTTGGGCCGTCGGGCCTCAAGAGTGTCCCGATTCAGGGCGTGACAGTGGGGTACACTTGTCGCGTGGCGGCCCCGGAGAGGCACAAGAGCATTGTGAAGCCGGAGGCGTTGGATTCGACATTGATGAATGTGGTGCACCATTTCAAACTTAGAAATGGTTACGAGGCAGTGAAAGCGGATAGGGGAGTGTTGGTTATCAATCACTACAAGTACCAAGTGTGGGAGGTTTTTAAGGAGAAGTTCTATAGGAGAGTGGCGACCTATGTGGCGGACTGGCAGGAGGAGCAGAATGTGGGTTCCAAGGATCGAGCCCCGGGATTGGGGACGAAGGCGGTGGAGCCACCTGATTGGCCGGAGAGGTTTTGCGAGGTTAATGACACTGGACTTAGGAACCGGGTGTTGAAGAACTTGGCTGATCCGTATACAAGGCTTTTGCCGTGGCAGGAGGGTTATCAAAAACatgagaagagaagggtgagaaggagaaagagaaagagacgaAAGCATAGAGGTTATTTATATATGACTCTTGTGTTGTAGGGGTGGATTAGTTTGTTCACTATTTTTGTAGATAGAGAAGTGTTAAGCTGTTAATGAAACGATTAGAAATGAGGATAGTGTGTGCAATGTGGTGTATATGTATAATATGCAATACCTCAATCAATGGCTATTAGTTTGAAGGCATGTAAATTGATGGAGGCTAGGAGTTACCTATATAGGGTCAACTTTCAATTTATGTTGCATATGGTGATCttagttttaattattttcATGTTTATTGTCATCGAGCAATTCTAAGTTCGAACTTCTCAATGCACTATTAAAGATTCATATGACTGTTTactaatcaatatatatataattgttttttttttttggttgagaatatcattactttattttatattattttagttCCAGCAAGCTAGTGAGAGTTTGAATTTGAGATCTTATGGGTATGAACTTAATTTCAGACATTAAGATTTAGTTGATTACACAAATCTTAGTCGTATTGACAAAATATTCGTCAGCAAGATCTTCCATTATAAAAGAATTCAACAAATGAAAATTTCGTCGATAAAATTCTGATCGTTTTAGCCAATCATGATTATTGATATGATTTCCATACAGGCATATTAACAATGCAAGATGTAGGGTGATAGACCTCTCTTTTGGAATCTAGACAAAACCCCGGATTCATAGCCGTTGCAATTGCCTAAAACACCATACGATTCAAAATAAAACTCAACCGTTATAAAACCCTACCAGTCCTCACTCtgcctttttcttctcttcacaACACAAACCCTTCACTTTCTCCGATCCAAAACACCCAACAACAATGGTGAGAGAAGAAGAACCGAAACAGAGCCCAAAAACTCAACCAAGAGAATCGAACCCAGTTGAGATCGGAAGTGGCCCAAGTGGGAACAGCTTGATGTTCAGTCCCAGATTCAAATCGGCGGCGGCCATGGCCGGTTGGGACGAAGAGTCTCTCCTGATCGCAAGCCTTGTCGTCGACGACACGCCGGAGCAAGATATTAAGCAGAAGAAACGATCTGTTTTCCGGTCCAAGACTCCACCCACCAATTCATCAAGAAGGTATTCATTGTGGGAATGATCTAATTGGAAAAATTGAATTTATATTCTTTCTTGTGTTTGATTCAAGATTTTGTGGGTGTTTCAGAAAGCGGAGAGTTCAGCGAAAGAGCCCGGTTTCGATCCCAGTGGCTGTTCTTGACCTTGATAGTGAAGAAACTACAGAAGAGGGTACAAACCAGTTTGGGTTTTCTTGATTTCTTCCctgttttgaaattcaaatgctcaattctttctttcattgttcttttttttctttctgaaatGTGTGTATTTTGATGGGCAGAGAGTGTGAAAGAGAAGGTAGAGCCTGAAATTGTTGCTgtgaatgaagaaaagaaaagaggagaagatgGGAAGATGGGTGAGAGCTCTGGTGCTTCCTGCTCAACCTCGAATCTTCCTTGCATGGATAAGCTTAGGGATGAGCTTTCTTGTGCTGTAAGAACCTTCAGTTTGATGACATCAGAATTAAACAATTTGCTTTAGTACTTATGATTAATGGTTTGATGTTCCTGGGCAGATCTGCTTGGAGATTTGCTTTGAACCCAGTACCACTCCTTGTGGACACAGGTGAGGTCTAGATCAACTAAGCATAAGCTAAATTACTACAATTGTGGATCTTAATGACATTTGTTGGAATTTAATGAGGATTTGGATCATAAAGCCCTCCATGTGTTTGATACTTTTGCTGAGTAGTGCTGTTTGATTTGTAGCTTCTGTAAGAAATGCCTGCGATCGGCTGCGGATAAATGTGGGAAGAGGTGCCCCAAATGCAGGCAGCTAATGAGGTATGGTATTTCAGTTATAGTTTCAGGTTGATCAAATTGGGGATTGGCATTACTGTAATGCAATTGTGGGTTTTTTCTGTCATCATTTGCAGCAATGGAAGATCTTGCACCGTGAACACGGTTCTATGGAACACGATTCAGCTTCTGTTTCCACAAGAAGTTGAAGCAAGGAAAGCAGCTGGAGCCTTGAATAGTCGTGAAGAAGATCAGCGGGAAATCCCCGATAAGGCCTTTAGTAGTAGCAACTCAAGGAATCAAAGTAGAAGAGTATCCGGCAGAGATGTGGCTGTGAGGAGAAGAAGGGTAGTGTTAAGccaagatgatgatgaggaCGATCCTGCACCACTAGCTATAAGGTTACAGATGAGAGAAGCTGAGAATCAAAATCGAGAACTAGGCAGCTTGGCTCAACCAGTAAGGATATCATCAGGCAGAGAAATTAGGCCTATAAGGAGGGTATCAAGCAGAGATGCAAATCCGACGAGTATTAGAAGGGTGCCAAACCAACATGAGGATGCTGCATTAGCTCTGAGATTACAGAGGGAGGAGTTTATGGAGGCTTTTAGGGGAACCAGTGATCAATCAAGTGCCTCTCTTTCGTTGGCTAGAGCAAACCTGAGAGCCATGGCATCTAGAGCCACTAACCGTGGTGCTGCAACCCGATTTATGTAGTCTAGTTTTCCGTTCAATTGGTGTACTGCTTTTCTTATGACTCTTCTACTAGCATTGCTCAATCCTAGTGGTTATTAAATTTGCTGCATTACGTTGTTCATGTACTCCCAACATTTACAAAGAACTGGGAACACAGCTTTTCCCTGCTTAAACAAAGTTGGTTTACACCAGGAAACTCCTTTTCTTGGAAGGGTTTCTAGATGAGGTCTTTTATGAAGATTTGAATCTTGTGTACTGTATATAGACCTCTAATGCATTTCTTGGACTATCTTGACAGAATGCCTTAAACAAATTGATTATACACCTGCACACCCAAAGTGCTATGCATCCACCAACGCAAGAGACTAGGCGGTCAAAAATGGTAACCAGAATAGGAATTGACAGAAAGTATGAAACGGTAACCTTGCAAATTAAACACACGAATCAAA encodes the following:
- the LOC133707159 gene encoding glycosyltransferase family 92 protein RCOM_0530710 codes for the protein MKGPKPRNNNRKRPPRNDTNSWIRIFWCTIFIFFNFLLLSGFTFSTFRLLFGKTFRPGLRWPTVTKTAVTADSPVTISVREVVSLPDQSLVFLNYPRTGCLFTKEEIDCIYFSANDLSARPLFKQPPLDMDSEDPYNQIVRCPLQSGDGFRVSVGLKKQNSDLTSVPTYTWDSLAYDAFIDHDNTTVVFVKGLNLRPDRVSNASRYECLYGWDFSTSNHLLRSDVVSLAQEIVRCKTPLSVLIRNKRGVNDAVKVSVRFKGRTTIVDTIARPGLRPGLVEPPRNKEHVMCICSMVRNQGRFLKEWVMYHAEMGVQRWFIYDNNSDDETDVVIELLQSGNYNITRHLWPWIKTQEAGFAHCALRARETCQWVGFIDVDEFFHMPSGLLLHDVLRNQSKYGYGEVQAWCYSFGPSGLKSVPIQGVTVGYTCRVAAPERHKSIVKPEALDSTLMNVVHHFKLRNGYEAVKADRGVLVINHYKYQVWEVFKEKFYRRVATYVADWQEEQNVGSKDRAPGLGTKAVEPPDWPERFCEVNDTGLRNRVLKNLADPYTRLLPWQEGYQKHEKRRVRRRKRKRRKHRESNPVEIGSGPSGNSLMFSPRFKSAAAMAGWDEESLLIASLVVDDTPEQDIKQKKRSVFRSKTPPTNSSRRKRRVQRKSPVSIPVAVLDLDSEETTEEESVKEKVEPEIVAVNEEKKRGEDGKMGESSGASCSTSNLPCMDKLRDELSCAICLEICFEPSTTPCGHSFCKKCLRSAADKCGKRCPKCRQLMSNGRSCTVNTVLWNTIQLLFPQEVEARKAAGALNSREEDQREIPDKAFSSSNSRNQSRRVSGRDVAVRRRRVVLSQDDDEDDPAPLAIRLQMREAENQNRELGSLAQPVRISSGREIRPIRRVSSRDANPTSIRRVPNQHEDAALALRLQREEFMEAFRGTSDQSSASLSLARANLRAMASRATNRGAATRFM